The genomic DNA GCATGCGAGGGATGAACGGCATTGCGCTCGCCGCGCTGTTTCATGAGCGTTTTCCGGGCATCCGCGTGCTGATGCTGTCGATGCACGACAACGTCGAATACGTGACTCAGGCGGTGCGCGCGGGCGCGAGCGGTTACGTGCTGAAGGATTCGCCGGGCGCGGAGATCATTCGCGCGATCGGCGCCGTGCTCGATGGCAAGACTTATTTCAGCGAAGGGCTCAGCGCGCGGCTGATTCATGCGTCGGCGATGCGCGATCCCATCGAACGTCTGACGCCGCGCGAGCGCGATATTCTCGATCAACTCGCCGAAGGGCTGTCGAGCAAGCAGATCGCGCAACGCAACGGTCTTTCAGTGCGCACCGTCGAAACGCATCGGTTGAATCTGAAGCGCAAGCTCGAGATCGAAGGGCAGGCCGAGCTGATCAAGTTTGCGGTGGAGCATCGGCGCACGGGGTGAGGCGGGCAGCAGAGGGCTGTCCGCCCGCCGCTCACACCTTCCTGACGAATTCCGATTTCAGACTCATCGCGCCGAAGCCATCGATCTTGCAATCGATATCATGGTCGCTGTCCACCAGCCGGATGTTTTTTACCTTGGTGCCCATCTTGACCACGCCTGCCGAGCCTTTCAGTTTCAGGTCCTTGATGACCGTGACGGTATCGCCGTCCTGCAAGACGTTTCCGGCCGAATCGCGATAGACCTTTTCGGCTGTTTCGGTCGGCATCACTGACTGCGCCGACCATTCATGCGCACATTCCGGGCAGATATAGACGCCCCCGTCGTCGTACGTGAACTCGGAATTGCATTTCGGACAACGGGGTAGCGTGCTCATAAGTATTCCTTGATGCCTGGCGTCAGCAGTAAAAGCGCGGAAGTATAGCGCTATGTGACGGTCGGCTTTCCTGGAAACTGTGTCAATCGCTCGTCGCGTCAACGGGTGCTTGCGCATCGCTGCGTTTCGGCCTGCGCACAGCACGCAGTGTTCCGCTGTTGCCACCGCCGCAGAAGAACTGTTCAGCACCATCCGATTCGACGCCCGACACACGAACGCCTTCCGGCATATCGAGCATCTCCAGCACTTCACCCGTGCGCGGATCGACGTGCCGCAAATCGCTCTGGTCGCCTTCCCACGTACCGTGCCACAACTCGCCATCCACCCACGTCACGCCCGTCACGAACCGGTTCGATTCGATCGTGCGAAGTATCGCGCCTGTCTGCGGATCGAGTTGATGGATCTTGCGTTCCTGATATTGCCCGACCCACAGCGCGCCTTCCGCCCACGCGAGCCCCGAATTGCTGCCCGCAGGCGCGGGAATCGTCGCAAGCACGCCGCCCGTCTGCGGATCGACCTTGCGAATCTGGTCGCCGGCGATCTGGTACAGGTGTTGTCCGTCGAACGCCGTGCCCGCCGTTGCGG from Paraburkholderia terrae includes the following:
- a CDS encoding zinc ribbon domain-containing protein YjdM; this translates as MSTLPRCPKCNSEFTYDDGGVYICPECAHEWSAQSVMPTETAEKVYRDSAGNVLQDGDTVTVIKDLKLKGSAGVVKMGTKVKNIRLVDSDHDIDCKIDGFGAMSLKSEFVRKV
- a CDS encoding response regulator, which translates into the protein MNSPAGAARLILVDDHPLVRDGLRARLDTVPGFAVVGEAGNADEALALAAAHEPDLVLMDVGMRGMNGIALAALFHERFPGIRVLMLSMHDNVEYVTQAVRAGASGYVLKDSPGAEIIRAIGAVLDGKTYFSEGLSARLIHASAMRDPIERLTPRERDILDQLAEGLSSKQIAQRNGLSVRTVETHRLNLKRKLEIEGQAELIKFAVEHRRTG
- a CDS encoding DUF5074 domain-containing protein translates to MKRSPAEIVREYGPFPGIDNVHGVSYDGQHVWFASGEAVNALDPSSGKTVRSIEVPATAGTAFDGQHLYQIAGDQIRKVDPQTGGVLATIPAPAGSNSGLAWAEGALWVGQYQERKIHQLDPQTGAILRTIESNRFVTGVTWVDGELWHGTWEGDQSDLRHVDPRTGEVLEMLDMPEGVRVSGVESDGAEQFFCGGGNSGTLRAVRRPKRSDAQAPVDATSD